CCGGGGAGGAAGAGGATGCCTGGTACATCGCCACGCGCATCCTGGGCGATCTCTACCTGGACGAACTCGATCGACCGGACCTCGCCATTCTCTGCTTCGAGGACTACCGCGAGTACCAGCGCAGCGGCGCGGACACGCTTTTCCGACTCGGCCAGGCTTACGAAGCAAAAGGGGACAAACTAGCCGCCAAGCGGGCTTACGACACGGTCACCGCCTACCCGCAGCACCCCCGATATTGGGACGCAACCGAAGCCGTGCGGCGATTGAAAGAGGAATTGAACAACAAATAGCGGTATCCTCGTACACGATCCGGGCGGTGGGTCCGCGTCGGCCCCCGGTGTCCCCGGGAGGGTGCCCAGTGGGTCCGCGTCGGCCCCCGGTGTCCCCCGGCGGGTGCCCAGTGGGTCCGCGTCGGCCCCCGGTGACCCCGGGAGGGTGCCCAGTGGGTCCGCGTCAGCCCCCGGTGTCCCCGGGCTCCCGCCCGGGTCTACGTTAGGCCGCCCCGGAGGGGCGGAAATCCGGCGCCCGTGTGAGGGACTGGACGCCTCGGCCGTCACGGTCTTCCGCCCCTCCGGGGCGGCCTAACGTAGACCCGGGCGGGAGCCCGGGGACACCGGGAGAAGGACCCCACCAACTACTGGAAACCGCCCGTGTACCGGGGCGGAACACCGACGAAATCGGCGGCACACATTGCTCACGTCCGGAGGTTCGCATGGACCCGACTCTCGACCGGCGTAACCTGCTCGCGTATTCGGCGACCCTCGGCGCCGGCTTTCTCGCCGCTCCGGCCGCGACGCAGGCCGCGGACAAAGCCGCGCCGCGCAAGAAGTACGCGATGAAGAAGTCGATTAACCTCTGGGCCTTTCCATACCCCGAGAAGATGAATCTGGAGCAGTGCCTGCGGCTCGCGAAGGCCGCCGGGTTCGACGGCATCGAACTGAACTACGACCTCGACAACGACCTCTCGCCCAAGTCCGGCCCGAAGGAATACGCGGCCATCCGCCAGATGGCGGACAAGATCGGCATCGCGATCAGTGGCGTCTGCTCGTTCCTGTTCTGGCCGTACCCGCTGTCCAGCAACGACCCGGCCAAGCGAAATCGCGGGATCGAGCTGGCCGCGAAGATCACCCAGGCGGCACACGACCTCGGCACCGAGAACGTCCTGGTCGTCCCCGGCGCCGTTCACATCCCCTGGCGGACCGACCACGAGCCGGTGCCGAACGACGTGTGCGACAAGCGGGCGAAGGACGCGATCGGCAAACTGCTCCCGCTCGCGGAAAAGCTGAAAGTCTGCCTGAACATCGAGAACATCTTCTTCAACGGCTACCTGATGACGCCCGGCGAGATGATCGAGTTCGTCGACGGGTTCAAGTCCGACCGGCTCAAGGTACACTTCGACACCGGCAACATCATGATGTACCAGTTCCCCGAACACTGGGCCCGCCAGCTCGGGTCGCGCATCAAAAACGTCCACCTCAAGGAATTCACCAAGAAGGGTCAGGACTACTCGCTCGAAGCCTTCCGCCCGCTTCTCGACGGCACGACCAACTGGCCCGCCGTCATGGAAGCATTTGAAGAGACAGGCTACCGCGGCTATCTCACGTTTGAATACTTCCACCCTTATCAGCACTACCCCGAAGCGTTGATTTACCAGACGGCCGACTCGCTCGATCGGATGCTGGGACTGAAAAGCTAAGAATGGACTCGAAAAGCATCGCATGGCATCGGTACTCACCGCCGGGTAATATCACTGTTGTTCCCGTCTGCTCCCCCACATGTGGGAGAAGTAATGTTCAGGAATCTGGTATTCACTTTAGTGTTGTCGGGGCTGTGTCTGAGCCCGGAACTCTGGGCAGACGACGCCGAAGAGAAG
This is a stretch of genomic DNA from Fimbriiglobus ruber. It encodes these proteins:
- a CDS encoding sugar phosphate isomerase/epimerase family protein, whose product is MDPTLDRRNLLAYSATLGAGFLAAPAATQAADKAAPRKKYAMKKSINLWAFPYPEKMNLEQCLRLAKAAGFDGIELNYDLDNDLSPKSGPKEYAAIRQMADKIGIAISGVCSFLFWPYPLSSNDPAKRNRGIELAAKITQAAHDLGTENVLVVPGAVHIPWRTDHEPVPNDVCDKRAKDAIGKLLPLAEKLKVCLNIENIFFNGYLMTPGEMIEFVDGFKSDRLKVHFDTGNIMMYQFPEHWARQLGSRIKNVHLKEFTKKGQDYSLEAFRPLLDGTTNWPAVMEAFEETGYRGYLTFEYFHPYQHYPEALIYQTADSLDRMLGLKS